GGCGCAAAGGGTACAACCCGGATGTGCTGACCATGACAGCTACCCCGATCCCACGGACGCTGGCGATCACCGTCTTCGGCGATATGGATGTGTCTACGCTGTCCGAACGGCCAAAGGGGCGTGTGCCGATCACCACCTATTGGGTGAAGCCGGATCTGATGGAGCGGGTGATGAACCTGATCAGCCGTGAGATTGAGCAGGGTCGGCAAGCCTACCTGATCTGTCCGCTGATTGAAGAGTCGGAGAAACTGGATGTGCAGAATGCGATTGATCTGCATGTGCAGATGTCACAGGCTTTTCCGAATTATAAGGTGGGCTTGCTTCACGGGAGAATGACGCCGTCCGAGAAGGACGAGGTGATGCGGAGCTTCTACAGCAATGAATTGCAGCTCCTGGTGTCTACAACGGTCGTAGAGGTCGGTGTCGATGTCCCGAATGCCACGCTGATGATCATCATGGACGCTGACCGCTTCGGGCTGTCTCAGCTGCATCAGCTGCGCGGCCGGGTCGGCAGAGGGGAGCATGCTTCCTACTGTGTGCTGATGGCTGATCCTAAGTCGGAGATCGGGCGCGAGCGGATGACTGCGATGACAGATACCGATGACGGGTTCGAGGTATCACGGCGGGATCTGGAGCTGCGGGGACCGGGGGATTTCTTCGGGACAAAGCAGAGCGGCCTGCCGGAATTCCGGCTGGCGGATATGACGGCTGACTTCGAGACGCTGGAGCTGGCGCGCGATGATGCCGCTGAGCTGCTGCGGGAGGCTTCATTCTGGACCTCGGCGGATGTTGCGCCGCTGCGCGGGTATTTGCAGCAGGAACAAATTTTCCAGGGGGATTTAATTGACTGAACAGGCACATCTGGGCACCTGCCCTCATATACTGTGAATGATTGGATATGACAGGAGGTGCTGCGCTTGGGTTATCAGCAATATGGAATCAGTCCCCAGCTGGTGGATCGCATCAAGCTGAAGATGAAGAATCCGGCGGTCAAGGAACGCGTTAAGAATATGATCACCGGTATCTCCAAACAGGAACTCCAGGATACAGCAGTCGTGCGCAAGCTAGTGCATAATGCGTCGTCTGTGATGCATGAGAAGCTGACGTCTGCACAGGAAGAACAAATTGTGAAGTTCGTCATTGCCCAAAAGATCGACCCCGGCAATACGTTTCACTTAATCCGCTTATGGGGGATGTTCCGCTGACAAATAGCAGAATTCAGTATCCTCCGATAGGCTTGCAACCCAAAAAGCGTTCCCGTAAGTAACTTACGGGAACGCTTTTTGGGTTAGTTACTTGAGTTCACAATAGGACGAATTGCTGGTCAGCCCGGCGGCTTATTGCGGAAAAGCGCTGAGATCCGGTTGTTCCGCGCGGCATTGATCACAATCTTGCTATCCTGATCACAGTCATGCACGATAGAGGCGAGCTGTTCTTCCTCCAGCCTGCTGGCCAGGCAGAAGACCGTACCAGGCTCGCCCTCCGGTCCTGTGGATCTTACGAGCTTCACCTCGCGGTCCAGCGACTGCTGGAGCTTGCGGCGGATCTCCTCGCATTTGCTGCTGGTAATAAAGACTGCCTGCGTGAGCGAGAGGTCCCTTAAGGAGAACCGCAGCGCTTCAAAGGCAAGCAGATACGCAATGATACTGTACATCGCCTGATCCCAGCCGAATAATGATCCGCCGTAGAGCAGGATGAGCATATTGAACAGCATGATCGGCATCTCAGCCGATTTGGGCGGCCCTCCATTCAGCAGCCGGACGCTCTGCTTCTCGCTTCCTGCGGTCAGCCCTCCGAAGCGTACAGAGATGCCCAGGCCGAACCCGAGACATAGCCCCCCGGCAATAGCCGCGGGCAGTGGCTCGCTGATTGCTGCCGGGAAATGGTGCAAGGCCAGAGACCCTGCCGTCAGACAAATCAGGCCAAGCATCGTATATAAGGCAAAGCGGAGATTAATCTGCCTGCGCGACATCAGAATAAACGGAAGGTTAAACAGGAACAGGAATAATCCAAGCCGCATTTCTGTCACATGGGACAGCAGGGCGGATAATCCGGCAATGCCGCCCGGAAGCAGCTTATGCGGCATCAGGAATAGCTCCAGACCAACGGCTGCAAGTAATCCTCCGCCTACAATGGACAGCAGACGCAAGGTCTTGGAATAACGTAAGGGTGCAGCGTTTCTATATCTGACTTTCATAAGATTTCCTCCTTTCAGCAGGAAACCGGAATTTGTGTTGCGAATCACGGCGCTTGCAGCTTCATTCAGCGTACAGCCGTACTCCTGTGAAATGTGAATTATATTTCAGCGGAATCAGCAGCAGCACCGGAAGGAACACAGCCTTCAGCAGATCCAGCAGCGTCAGACGCGTCCAATCTCTCCTCATGAGAACACCCTCTTTTTTGTACATTGTTGTTAAAGCATATCATAGGATCTAAGCAGGGCCAAATATAATACGCTATTATTTCAAGGCGTGCGACTGCGGAATAACGAAACCGGAGCTGCTACGCTGCGTATTCTCTAGTAAATTGAACTTTTTGTGAAAAAATTATCGGAAGGAGCGGTTAATTTGCATAATGCAGGCATATTTAACGGTTTGTACCCGGCAGTTGCCAGCAGCCAGAGTGGATTTTTCACGGAGGGGCCGTTCTTGTTAAAGCTTATTCTGCTGTTGATTGCAGGCTTTGTTGCTTACACTATTTGGAGAGGGCTCAAGACCTGGATGACGAACCAGACCAGTCCTCTGCAATCAAGGGTCGTTACGGCAGTAGCCAAACGTTCAGAGGTGTGGGGCGGAAGAGGGCATATGGGGACGCATACGAGTTATTATGTGACCTTTGAATTCCATAATGGCAGCCGCAGAGAGCTTGAAGTGAAGCCGAGGGCGTATGCCATGATTGTAGAGGGGGACCGGGGGGAGCTGTCATACCAGGGCAGCCGGTTCAAAGGGTTCGTGCGGGCAGGGATGCAGAGGGATAGCGGCGGCAGCCGATGATTCTTCAAGCAAACGGAGCTGCCTCCGCTGCAATTTTACATGAATGTACATAGGTTATCAGAATTCTCCGGCTATTTTTGGGTAAAACTCCATATATGGATATGTTGCACAGAATAGATCACTAAGGAGCTGATGGCTTGAATTCGGATGCTGCCAAAAGAAAGAGCCAGGAGAGCACGGCCTACCACACGCTGGATTCCGAGGAAGTGCTGAAGCTGCTGGAGAGCCGGAAAGAAGGGCTCAGTGCAGAGCAAGCGGTACAGCGGCTGGAGCGTTACGGCAAAAATGTGCTGCAGGAAGCCAAGCCCAAAACGCTGTTGGCCAAATTTATCGAGCAGTTCAAGAATGTGATGATCTTCATTTTGCTGGCTGCTGCGGTACTGTCAGGAATTCTCGGGGAGTGGACGGATACGGTCATCATTCTGCTGGTCGTCATTCTGAACGCTGTGCTGGGTGTGATCCAGGAGAACAAGGCGGAGCAGGCGCTGGAGGCGCTCAAAAGCATGTCTTCCCCACAAGCCAGAGTCCGGCGGGGCGGACAGGTCACCGAGATCAAAAGCGAGGAGCTGGTGCCGGGCGATCTGGTGCTGCTGGAAGCGGGCAATGTGGTGCCTGCGGATGTCCGGCTGCTGGAAGCGGCTTCGCTGAAGACCGAGGAGGCTGCACTGACCGGTGAATCCCTGCCTTCGGAGAAGCAGGCGGGAGTGCTGGAGGGCTCAGACCTGGTAATCGGCGACCGGACAAATATGGCTTATATGAGCAGCAGCGTCACTTACGGGCGGGGTGTGGGAGTGGTCACGGCTACGGGCATGGACACAGAGGTGGGCCGGATCGCCGGATTTATCTCGGAGGCCGAGAATGAAATCACCCCGCTGCAGAAAAAGCTGGATGAGCTCGGCAAGTATTTCACCTTCATTATTCTGGGTGTCTGTGTAGTGATCTTCATCGTTGGCTGGCTGGAAGGGCGTGAGCTGCTCGATATGCTGCTGACCTCCATCTCGCTTGCGGTAGCGGCCATTCCGGAAGGATTGCCCGCCATCGTGACGATCATTCTGGCCCTCGGGGTCCAGCGGATGGCGAAGCGCAAGGCGATTATCCGCAAGCTGCCTGCGGTGGAGACACTGGGCAGTACGGAGATCATTTGCTCGGACAAAACTGGGACCCTCACCCTGAACAAAATGACAGTCGAAAAGCTGTACGTGGGCGGGGAGACGGTGGAGGCGGACGCCGGGCTGAGTGAAATACCGGGCGGTGAACTGCTGCTGCAGGCGATGACCCTGTGCAACGATTCCAGCATTGATGACAGCGGGGGCGCAGCAGGTGAGTCTTCGCCGGAGAAGCCAGTCCAGGGCAGCGGGACGAGAAGCGGCAAAGCGATCCTTGGCGATCCCACAGAAACGGCGTTAGTAGACTATGCGCTTAGCATAGGGACACATAAGCGGGAGCTGGAGCAGCGTTATCCGCGTGTGGGTGAGCTGCCGTTCGATTCCGACCGCAAGCTGATGACTACAATCCATAAGCTGGATAACGGGCAGTTCCGGGTTCTGACCAAAGGAGCACCGGATGTGCTGGTCTCGAAATGCAGTCACATCTATGAGGACGGTGTAGCTGTAC
This genomic interval from Paenibacillus sp. FSL H8-0332 contains the following:
- a CDS encoding stage VI sporulation protein F, translating into MGYQQYGISPQLVDRIKLKMKNPAVKERVKNMITGISKQELQDTAVVRKLVHNASSVMHEKLTSAQEEQIVKFVIAQKIDPGNTFHLIRLWGMFR
- a CDS encoding calcium-translocating P-type ATPase, SERCA-type encodes the protein MDSEEVLKLLESRKEGLSAEQAVQRLERYGKNVLQEAKPKTLLAKFIEQFKNVMIFILLAAAVLSGILGEWTDTVIILLVVILNAVLGVIQENKAEQALEALKSMSSPQARVRRGGQVTEIKSEELVPGDLVLLEAGNVVPADVRLLEAASLKTEEAALTGESLPSEKQAGVLEGSDLVIGDRTNMAYMSSSVTYGRGVGVVTATGMDTEVGRIAGFISEAENEITPLQKKLDELGKYFTFIILGVCVVIFIVGWLEGRELLDMLLTSISLAVAAIPEGLPAIVTIILALGVQRMAKRKAIIRKLPAVETLGSTEIICSDKTGTLTLNKMTVEKLYVGGETVEADAGLSEIPGGELLLQAMTLCNDSSIDDSGGAAGESSPEKPVQGSGTRSGKAILGDPTETALVDYALSIGTHKRELEQRYPRVGELPFDSDRKLMTTIHKLDNGQFRVLTKGAPDVLVSKCSHIYEDGVAVPLTEEHTRRITASNKELADEALRVLAFAYRDEASLPAAPSPEVTEQALVFVGLTGMIDPPREEVRDAVAVCRRAGIRPVMITGDHRDTAAAIAKRLGIIEDDQAVLTGRELDRISEEDFATRVADYSVYARVSPEHKVRIVKAWRNKGKIVAMTGDGVNDAPALKSADIGVGMGITGTDVAKGVSDMVLADDNFTTIVVAVEEGRKVYSNIRKSIQFLLSANLGEVVTLFIATLIGWRILEPIHILWINLVTDTLPALALGLEKADGDVMAKQPRKSSSSIFADGVGISIIYQGLLEAGLTLMVYYWAHTHYDEGIAVTMAFATLGLLQLTHAFNVRSNTKSLFQIGVFSNRYMLGASVISGLLLVLVIIIPGLNEWFGVEHLNGLQWGIVCGAALSIVVIVELVKLVLRLSGRMKSWE
- a CDS encoding DUF2500 domain-containing protein: MLKLILLLIAGFVAYTIWRGLKTWMTNQTSPLQSRVVTAVAKRSEVWGGRGHMGTHTSYYVTFEFHNGSRRELEVKPRAYAMIVEGDRGELSYQGSRFKGFVRAGMQRDSGGSR
- a CDS encoding YitT family protein is translated as MKVRYRNAAPLRYSKTLRLLSIVGGGLLAAVGLELFLMPHKLLPGGIAGLSALLSHVTEMRLGLFLFLFNLPFILMSRRQINLRFALYTMLGLICLTAGSLALHHFPAAISEPLPAAIAGGLCLGFGLGISVRFGGLTAGSEKQSVRLLNGGPPKSAEMPIMLFNMLILLYGGSLFGWDQAMYSIIAYLLAFEALRFSLRDLSLTQAVFITSSKCEEIRRKLQQSLDREVKLVRSTGPEGEPGTVFCLASRLEEEQLASIVHDCDQDSKIVINAARNNRISALFRNKPPG